Genomic segment of Thermodesulfobacteriota bacterium:
GGGCGGCCGCGGTTACGGCTCCGGGGCGATCTCCTTCCGGGCCTTGTCCCAGGTGCCCTTGAGGGTCTCGAAGGCGTCTCCGAAGCCCTTCTTGGTCTTCTCCCAGGCGTCGGCCGTGGAGTGCTGGAGCGCTCCGTACCACTCGGCCACGGTGTTTCGCTGGCGACGCAGGGCCTCCAGGGCGTCGGAGCCCCGCTTGCGGGCGCCCTCGTCCATTTGCCCCCACTTTTCCCTCAGCTGGGCGTCCAGACGCTCGATGCGGGCGTCCAGGTCATCGAGCACCGGCTTGACCTTGCGCATGGCCTCGTCGCGCTGCTCGGCGGAGAAGTTGCGAATGGCCTGGGCCGCGTCGCCCAGCTCCTTCTTGAGCTCTTCCATCGTCGTCTTGTCGCCCGACTCCTCTGTGGCCAGGGCGATGGGGGCGAATCCAAGGACAAGCGCCAGAAGGGCGGACACGGCCAGTACTGCATTCCGTGTTTTCATCGGATGCCTCCTTCTCTCTAGGGTGAACGTTCACGAGAAATGTGCATCGGGGCTGCGTGCGGCGCAAGGCCGGTAGCCGGGGCCGAGGAACGTCAGGCTCGGCGCAGGGTTTCCTTGAGCCCCAGGCTCGCCGCCAGGGCCAGGGCTGCGCAGCCCACGAGCACCAGGAAGGCGCTGCGGTAGCCCGCGACGGTGAAGGCGCCCTCCACCCGGCCGTGGGCTTCGAGTATGGCCCCGAGCATGGGTTGGAAGACCGCCCCGCCGGCGAAGGGAAAGAGGTTCACGAGCCCCGTAGCCGTGCCGGCCATCTGCACCGGGAAGAGCTCCTTGGCCGTGGTGAAGCCTATCGTGACCACCGCGCTGGCCGTGATGCCCAATCCCAAGCACAGGGGGTAGAGGGCCCACACGGCCACCGACGCCGTGCGAAAGGCCAGCACGGCGGTAATGCCCAGGGTGGCCGCGCTGCACAGGACGATGACCGGCTTGCGGCCCCGGAGGAGGCGGTTCGACGCCCAGCTCAGGAAGGGGCTGCCCACGATCATGCCCACCGCCAGCATGGAGAGGATGCCCCCTGCCTGGGCCTTGGAGAGGCCGTGCACCTGCATGAGGTAGGGTCCGCCCCACAGGCCGCCGAAGGCAAAGAAGATGGCGAGCTCGAAGAAGAACCATGTCGCGAGGAACCAGAAGGGGCCGTGGCGGAGCACCTTGGCCACCCCCTCCCGCAGGGGGATCGCGACGGGCGCCGGTCCAGCCTGGGTGAACGGGGAGGGCAACCCCATGTCGGCCGGCCGGTCGCGCACGAAGAGCCACACCAGGGCCGCGAGACCCAGGGTGAGGACGCCGACCAACACAAAGGACATGCGCCACCCCACCCACGCGCTCATCGCGGCCAGGGGCGAGGCTGCCGTGAGGGAGCCCACGCCCCCCATGGCCATGAGGAAGCCGGCCATGGTGGCGAACTCGTCGGGCCGAAACCACTCGGCCAGGACCTTCATGGTGGCCACGAAGAGCATGGAGACCCCCAGGCCCACCAGCACCCGGCCCGCGATCGCGCCCGCGGCCGTCGGGGCGAGCCCCAGGAGCACCGAGCCGGCGAAGGCCAGCAGCGAGAAGGCCGCAATGGTGCGCCGGGGCCCCCAGGAGTCGGCCAGCAGCCCCGCCGGGAGCTGCATGGCCGCGTAAGGGTAGAAGTAGGCCGAGGCCAGCAGCCCCGCCAGCGTCCCCCCCGCCTGGAGGTCGCGCATCATGTCCACCGCCACCACGGCAGGGCACAGGCGGTGGAAGTACACGAGCACGTACCCGGCGGCCAGGATCCAGAAGATGACGTGACGATACCTTTGGGACCGGGCAAGCGGCGTCGCGGTCATCCGAGGCTCCTTCCGGTGGGGTTCTCTGGTCGTTGGGCCCGGGGCCGCGGCAGCACGACTCCCCGAGCCTTGCTGGCGGGGATTTCCGTCACGGTTCCCGCTTGTAGACCTGGTAGGCCTCCATGAAGGTCGGGAAGCCGCAGGTGGGGATGAGCAGGAGGAGCGCGTGGCGCAGTTCCTCCTCCGACGCCCCCGCTTCCCGGGCCTTGGCCAGGTGGGTCTCCAGGGCGCGGGCGTGCCGGGTGGCCCCGGCCACCGCCACCTTGAGCAGGCAGCGGGTCTTCCGGTCCAGGGGTCCGCCCCCCTCGTGGATCGCCTGGCCCAGGGCCTCCTCCCGGACGTGCACCTCGGGGAACTCGGCCTTGAACTGGGTGAAGACGGGGTGGATGTCGCGCATGGTGCCTCCTTTCCTGGCAGGCTGCTGAAAAAGCAGCCTGTGCGCGCCCCAGGGACGGGGCGCCGAATCACGGCGCTTGAAAGCGCTGTGATTCGTGAGGGGTCGAAGGGGCCGTCCCCGAGAACCCCGTAGCCGAAAAACCCACGGAGGGGGGCTTTCAGCACCCTGCTAGAGGCCGGCCGAGACGGTGCACGCGGGGTCGGTGCGGGAGCTCCCCGTGGTCTCCCGGGTCGTCTGGTGGTACCCTGCGCCCGCCGGGGGACCCGATCCCGAGGAGGAGCCGCCGTGGCCGCTCTTGCCGACGCCGTCTATCGCCTGACCCTCTCCCTGTGGGTGGGCGGCATGTCGATCTTTACCTTCCTGGTGACCCCGATTCTCTTCCGAAGCCTGGGACGGGACGAGGCGGGGCGGATCGTCGGCCTCTACTTTCCGGCCTACTTCACCTACACCCTCGTCCTGACCGCCGTCGCCCTGGCGGCCTTCTTCCTGCTCTCGCGCAGGGGCTGGCGCGCCCGCCACTGGGTGTGCGCGTTCCTGCTGGTGCTCGCGGTGGCATCGGCGGGGTTCGTCCGGTTCGGGTACTATCCCCGCGCCCAGGAGGTGAAGGCGCGCATCGCCTCTTTCGAGACCGTGCCGGCCTCCGACCCACTTCGGCGGGAGTTTTCGCGGCTCCACGGGGCGAGCATGGCCCTCAACCTCTTCCTCCTGACCGACGGGGCCTTCCTGCTGCTGCTCGCCCCGGGCGTGCGCCGGCCCTAGCCCCGCCCCGCTGCCCCCGCTGGCCGTACGCGCGAAACTTCTCCACGACCCGATCCATCTCTTCGTCGGGCAGGATCACCGGCTCCCCGGCGGCTTTCGCCTGCACGTAGATGCGCGCGACGAGCTCGATCTCTTCGGCCACGGCAAATGCCTGGGGCAGGTCTGAACCCACCGCCACCAGTCCGTGGTTGGCCAGGAGCACGGCCTGGTGGCTCCCCAGGGCCCGGGCGGTGTTGCGGGCGAGCTCCGGGGTGCCAAAGGTGGCGTAGGGCGCGAGCGGCACCTTCTTGCCGGCAAAGCCCACCAGGTAGTGCACCGGCGGAAGCTCCCAGCCCAGGCACGCCACGGTCGTCGCCCAGGGGGAATGGGTGTGGACGACGGCGTTCACCTCGGGGCGGGAGTGGTAGATGGCCAAGTGGAAGGCGAGCTCGGAGGTGGGTCGGCAAGCCCCTTCCTCGACCCGCCCGTCGAGATCCACCAGCACCACGTCCCCCGGGGTCATCTCGGGGTAGGGGAGGCCGCTCGGACTCACGGCGATGAGTCCCGTGTCGCGGCGAAGCAGGCTCAGGTTTCCCCCCGAGCCCGTGGTGAGCCCCGCCGAGAGCAGGCGGCAGCCGAACTCGACGATCTGGGAGCGCTCGCGGCGCAGGCGCATGGAGGGCTCTCCTCGTCGGAGTACCGGGGAACGGGGCGCGTGCCGCGCCCGAGCGGGAAGCAACCGTAGCGAGCCCCTCCGGTCGCGTCAAGCGCCAAATCCTGCCCTCCCGTTGGGAGGGGCGGGGGGAGGGGCGGGGTTTACAGGGCGGGCCGTCCTGTGTCATACACGTCCTGGTTTCGGGCGCGGTGGGCGCGCTCCGGCCGGTGGTCCTCGCGAGGTCCAGAGAGCCCATGGCCCACGTTCCAGTGCCCGTTTTGCGCCCCTGCGGCGACTCGGCCGTGAGCGTCGAGCTCGGCGAGGGGATCGACCTCGCGGTGAACCGGCGGGTCCACGCCCTGGGGCGTGCGTTGGCCGCCCGGAGTCACCCCGGCATCGTGGCCCTGAGCCCGGCGTACCGATCGCTCTTCGTGGAGTATGATCCCCGGCGCTGCTCCTTCGAGGAGCTGGCCCTCCTGGTGGAGGAGGCGGCGCAGTTGCCCGACCTCGCTGCGGCACGTGGGGCCGAGGTGGAGATCCCGGTGTGCTACGGGGGCGTGCTGGGGCCCGACCTGGAGGAAGTGGCCGCCTTCCACGGCCTCGATCCGGCCCGGGTCGCGGAGCTCCACGCCGCACCGGTCTACCACGTGTACCTGGTGGGGTTCACCCCGGGCTTCCCGTACCTGGGCGGCCTGGACCCGCGCCTCCACACGCCCCGGCGGGCCACGCCCCGGGAGCGGGTGGCGGCGGGCAGCGTGGGCATCGCCGACCGCCAGACCGGGATCTACCCCATCGAGAGCCCGGGCGGGTGGCAGCTCATCGGCCGCACGCCCCTTCGCCTCTTCGACCTCGGCCGCGAGCCGCCGTTCCTCGTCCCCGCCGGGGCACGTCTCCGGTTTCTGCCGATCTCCCGGGAGGAGTACGACCGCCTTGCGGGTGCGTAGCGCGGGCCCCCTGGCCACGGTCCAGGATCTGGGCCGCCGGGCCTGGCAGCACATGGGGGTGCCCGTGGCCGGCGCCATGGACTCCCTGGCCCTTCGCCTGGCGAACCTGGCGGCGGGCAACCCCGAGGGCGCGGCGGGGATCGAGGTGACCCTGGGGGGCTTGGAGGCCGAGTTCCTGTCGCCGGCCCGGTTCGCCGTCGCGGGCCCGGGCACGGGGGTGCGACTCAACGGGACTCCGGTGCCGGCCTGGGAGTGCCGGAAGGCCCGGGCGGGGGACGTGCTGCGGCTGGATGCCCCGGCGGCCGGCGCCCGAGACTACCTGGCGGTGGCCGGGGGGATCGCAGTACCCCCGGTGCTCGGCAGCCGGTCCACCTACCTGCGGGGCGGTTTCGGGGGGCTGGAGGGCCGCCCCCTGCGGGCGGGAGACGTGCTCCCGGTGGGCCTCGAAGTCGGCGAGCCGCGAGGCCCGGTGCCTCCGACCCTGCGGCCCGACTACGCCGCGGGCGCCCCGCTGCGGGTGGTGCTGGGGCCCCAGGAGGAGGCCTTTCCGGAGGAGGCCCTGGCGGCGTTCCTGGCGGGGACCTTTCGGGTCACCCCCCGGGCCGACCGCATGGGCTGCCTCCTGGACGGGCCCCGGCTGGCCCACCGCGGGGGCGCCGACATCGTCTCCGAGGGCATCGCCGAGGGCTCGGTGCAGGTGCCGGGGGACGGCCGCCCCATCCTGCTCCTGGCCGACCGCCCCACCACCGGCGGCTACGCCAAGATCGCCACCGTGGCCTGCGTGGACCTCCCCCGGGCGGCCCAGCTCCTGCCCGGCAGCGAGGTCCGGTTCGCGGCGGTCTCCCTCTGG
This window contains:
- a CDS encoding biotin-dependent carboxyltransferase family protein — encoded protein: MRSAGPLATVQDLGRRAWQHMGVPVAGAMDSLALRLANLAAGNPEGAAGIEVTLGGLEAEFLSPARFAVAGPGTGVRLNGTPVPAWECRKARAGDVLRLDAPAAGARDYLAVAGGIAVPPVLGSRSTYLRGGFGGLEGRPLRAGDVLPVGLEVGEPRGPVPPTLRPDYAAGAPLRVVLGPQEEAFPEEALAAFLAGTFRVTPRADRMGCLLDGPRLAHRGGADIVSEGIAEGSVQVPGDGRPILLLADRPTTGGYAKIATVACVDLPRAAQLLPGSEVRFAAVSLWEARELLLWREYAVGRYKEGAG
- the pxpB gene encoding 5-oxoprolinase subunit PxpB, which encodes MAHVPVPVLRPCGDSAVSVELGEGIDLAVNRRVHALGRALAARSHPGIVALSPAYRSLFVEYDPRRCSFEELALLVEEAAQLPDLAAARGAEVEIPVCYGGVLGPDLEEVAAFHGLDPARVAELHAAPVYHVYLVGFTPGFPYLGGLDPRLHTPRRATPRERVAAGSVGIADRQTGIYPIESPGGWQLIGRTPLRLFDLGREPPFLVPAGARLRFLPISREEYDRLAGA
- a CDS encoding carboxymuconolactone decarboxylase family protein, translated to MRDIHPVFTQFKAEFPEVHVREEALGQAIHEGGGPLDRKTRCLLKVAVAGATRHARALETHLAKAREAGASEEELRHALLLLIPTCGFPTFMEAYQVYKREP
- a CDS encoding MFS transporter codes for the protein MTATPLARSQRYRHVIFWILAAGYVLVYFHRLCPAVVAVDMMRDLQAGGTLAGLLASAYFYPYAAMQLPAGLLADSWGPRRTIAAFSLLAFAGSVLLGLAPTAAGAIAGRVLVGLGVSMLFVATMKVLAEWFRPDEFATMAGFLMAMGGVGSLTAASPLAAMSAWVGWRMSFVLVGVLTLGLAALVWLFVRDRPADMGLPSPFTQAGPAPVAIPLREGVAKVLRHGPFWFLATWFFFELAIFFAFGGLWGGPYLMQVHGLSKAQAGGILSMLAVGMIVGSPFLSWASNRLLRGRKPVIVLCSAATLGITAVLAFRTASVAVWALYPLCLGLGITASAVVTIGFTTAKELFPVQMAGTATGLVNLFPFAGGAVFQPMLGAILEAHGRVEGAFTVAGYRSAFLVLVGCAALALAASLGLKETLRRA
- a CDS encoding L-fuculose-phosphate aldolase: MRLRRERSQIVEFGCRLLSAGLTTGSGGNLSLLRRDTGLIAVSPSGLPYPEMTPGDVVLVDLDGRVEEGACRPTSELAFHLAIYHSRPEVNAVVHTHSPWATTVACLGWELPPVHYLVGFAGKKVPLAPYATFGTPELARNTARALGSHQAVLLANHGLVAVGSDLPQAFAVAEEIELVARIYVQAKAAGEPVILPDEEMDRVVEKFRAYGQRGQRGGARAGARPGRAAAGRPRRSGGRG
- a CDS encoding DUF4149 domain-containing protein — protein: MAALADAVYRLTLSLWVGGMSIFTFLVTPILFRSLGRDEAGRIVGLYFPAYFTYTLVLTAVALAAFFLLSRRGWRARHWVCAFLLVLAVASAGFVRFGYYPRAQEVKARIASFETVPASDPLRREFSRLHGASMALNLFLLTDGAFLLLLAPGVRRP